ACATATGGAGTGAACTTTTAAACAATAAAGAGAAAATGCAAGAGGAAGAAAAACGAATCGATACGAAAATTAATCCACTATCTAAAGCATTAGCGTCTTCTCACCTTCTCTTTTTAAATGAAGAAGATCTACTAGCGATGGACTTACTAAAGAAACAACCTGCTTCTGTTGTGAGTCTATACTTCTATTGGTTAGAAGAACTATTAAGTGCCATGCAGTGGGATCGTGCGAAAAACTGGCTTTCCTTTACGTATAAACAAGTAAAGAAAACGATCCAAGATCACGAAAATACGATTTTCATAAAAGATATCGTTCGGCTATTTGTAATCATGTATGAAACATACGCAACACATACAAATGAACAAGCTGGTTTTGAAATGATCTTGCAGGAACTATTACCGTATAGTTTCACAAACTATGAACAGTACGTACTCGCGAAAAAACAGTATCGTACATGGGCAGAGCTTCATCTCTTATATGGGTTTGAAGCAATTGAACTGTTAAAAGAACCACTGAAAGATATTGAAAAAGAAGCGCCAGAAGCAGCACTTCCTCTTTATCATCTTGCTGCTGTAGAGGCAATTGAAGAACGAAATCGTAAATCATATAGACGCGCAGTTCGTTACTTAAAGAAATTACGTACATTATATAAACGATTAAAACGCACCGATGAATGGGATGCTTTCATTATTCACATCGCCAATCTCCATTCACGTCTGCGTGCACTACAAGAGGAATTACGGAAAGGAAAATTAATCGATGATCAATCAAACTGAAGTAACAATTAGGCTCCAGCATGTTAGTCAAGGTTGGTTCCTTTGGGGAGAAGATGACAGCGGTACTCCATTATCCGTAACAAGTTGGAAACGACATGCATTCACATGGCACTCCACTTCTTTCTACGGTACGTTTCTAAAAGAAGCAAACTTCGAAGGAAAACAAGGTGTGCTACTAACAAATGCACAAGCCTTTGAATACATTGCAAACAAACCGATGAATTCCTTTGCACATATTCAACTGAACGGCCCTATTACAGCACTTACAAAAGATGCAAATGAATTATGGGATGCCTTTACGAGTGGTAGCTTCGTACCAGATATCGAGCACTGGCCCAAACAACCATCTTGGAAAGTTCAAAATACGCCAATTGAAGATGACACATTAGCATCTCTTTTCTCAGCAGCAGTTAATGAAAGCATATTACAAGATAATCGCTCAAATGACGGCTGGGAAGATGCTAAAAGACTATATGAACATTACGACTTTACGAAAAGACAATTGGAAACAGCACTACATGAAGAAGATTGGCTTCGAAAAATTGGTTATATTGAAGATGATCTTCCGTTTACAATCGGACTAAGACTGCAAGAACCACAAGAAGAATTTGAAATGTGGAAACTTGAAACAATCGTGACACCAAAGCGCGGGGCGCATCGCATATATGTATATGAAAACATCGATTCCTTACCGAAAAGATGGCACGATTACGAAGAACGGATTACAGAAACACAAGAAGGTTTTAGTAAGCTCATACCGTGGTTAAAAGAAGGAGATACATTCCGAAATGAGCTCTTTGAAACAGAAGCTTGGAACTTCTTAACAGAAGCAAGCAATGAATTACTTGCAGCCGGCATTACAATTTTACTACCATCATGGTGGCAAAATTTAAAAGCAACAAAACCGAAATTACGTGTCCAGCTGAAGCAAAATACAGTACAAACACAATCGTTCTTCGGTATGAATACGCTCGTTAATTTTGACTGGCGAATTTCGACGAACGGCATTGATTTATCAGAAAGCGAATTTTTTGAACTCGTTGAACAAAACAAACGTCTATTTAATATAAACGGTCAATGGATGCGACTAGATCCAGCCTTTATCGAAGAAGTAAGGAAACTCATGAACCGTGCCGATAAATACGGACTAGAGATGAAAGATGTCCTGCAGCAACATTTATCAAATACGGCTGAAACAGAAATTGTAGAAGATGATAGTCCGTTTACTGATATTGAAATTGAACTAGATGGATATTATGAGGAACTATTCCAAAAGCTGCTTCATATTGGAGATATTCCAAAAGTAGATGTCCCTACTTCACTAAACGCAACACTTCGTCCGTATCAACAACACGGCATTGAATGGTTATTATATTTACGAAAGCTTGGATTTGGAGCATTGCTAGCTGACGATATGGGACTCGGGAAAAGTATTCAAACAATCTCTTACTTACTATATATAAAAGAAAATAATCTCAAAACAGGCCCTGCATTAATCGTAGCGCCGACATCTGTTCTTGGAAATTGGCAAAAAGAATTTGAGCGTTTCGCACCGAATTTACGTGTTCAATTACATTACGGAAGTAATAGAGATAAGGGCAATTCTTTTGAAGATTTCCTTCAATCAGCAGATGTTGTATTAACATCTTATGCATTGGCTCAACTCGATGAGGAAGAACTAACTTCATTATGCTGGGATGCTGTTATTTTGGATGAAGCACAAAATATTAAGAACCCACATACGAAACAGTCGAAAGCAGTACGAAACTTACAAGCAAATCACAAAATCGCTTTAACTGGTACGCCGATGGAAAATCGCCTTGCTGAACTTTGGTCCATTTTCGACTTTATTAATCATGGATATCTCGGAAGCTTAGGGCAATTCCAACGTCGCTTCGTCACACCGATTGAAAAAGATCGTGATGAAGGAAAAATCCAGCAAGTTCAACGGTTTATCTCACCATTTTTACTGCGCCGAACGAAGAAAGATCAAACGGTCGCATTAAATTTACCAGATAAACAAGAACAAAAAGCTTACTGTCCTCTTACTGGTGAACAAGCTTCCTTATATGAACAACTTGTTCAAGATACACTGCAAAATGTCGAAGGATTAAGTGGAATTGAAAGACGCGGCTTTATATTACTTATGCTGAACAAGCTAAAACAAATTTGTAATCATCCAGCTCTTTATTTAAAAGAAGAAGAGCCACAAAATGTCGTTGAACGCTCTATGAAAACAAAAACGTTAATAGAGCTCATCGAAAATATAAAAGATCAAAATGAAAGTTGCCTAATCTTCACTCAATACATCGGCATGGGGAACATGCTAAAACGTGTGCTAGAAGAAAAATTCGGCCAGCGTGTCCTCTTCTTAAACGGTAGTGTGCCGAAAAAAGATCGCGACAAGATGATTGAGGAGTTCCAAAACGGAACGTATGACATTTTCATCTTATCCTTAAAAGCTGGCGGAACAGGATTAAACTTAACCGCTGCCAACCATGTCATTCACTACGATCGTTGGTGGAACCCAGCTGTGGAAAATCAAGCAACAGACCGCGCATATCGCATTGGTCAAAAACGATTTGTTCATGTTCACAAACTCATTACAACAGGAACATTAGAAGAAAAAATTGATGAAATGCTAGAAAGAAAACAATCTCTAAACAATGCGGTCATCACAAGCGATAGCTGGATGACTGAACTATCAACAGACGAACTAAAAGAATTACTTGGTGTATAAAGTGAAACTTTAATCAGTGGAGGTTTTACTCCCCGCAAAAAAAAGCGCTAATCTCATTTGAGATTAGCGCTTTTTTCTATTCCAAAACCAATTACTTATTATAATTCCCGTTAATCCGCCGCACGTATCAAGCAATGAATCTTGCCACATTGGTGTGCGGTCTCCCGTATACCATTGGTGAATTTCATCAAATGTTGCATAACCCGCAACGAAAAGAAGGGCATATATAAAACATCTTTTCCTCGAATGACCTGATCGATGAAAAGCGTAATAAATCAATGAACCTAGCATAAAGAACACCATAAAATGAGCACCTTTACGAAGGAAAAACTCAATAAATCCGCCTACACCTTTATTCGCAATACTAACAGGGGTTCCTCCACCATAATCAATAGATACCCATGAAAAATGCTCTTTCACAAATTCAACATTTACATATTGTTCAATATCTGAACGCATATCCTGCTTTTTATATGGTTGTGCCGAAGAATAGAAAATCAGCCCCATCCATAGTAATACAGGAATCCAAAATAACCATTTACGATTCATTATCCAGAATTCTCCTCTCTTAATCTTTTAAGGGTACCAAAAAAAAGAAAAAATTTCACGCCAAAACATGACATTTGTACCCTATTTATAAAGTGAAAGGAGGTGATACACATGGCAATTGAAACAATCGTAATGGATTTAACTTTACGTCTTGTCTTAAATAACGGATTAGATAAGAACGGCAAAACAGTTTTCAAGAACAAACAATTTAAACGTGTTAAAACAAATGCGAGCTTAGATCAAGTACACAACGTAGCTCATGCTCTAGCTTCCTTACAAGCATCACCACTTCACGCTGTACAACTTGTAAGCACATCAGATCTTTCTAAACTATAAAGTAAAACTCGGATCAGTGGGGATTTTATTCATCCCCGCTGAGTATTAGACCGCAATTTAACCGGCAGACCCAAATCCCATAAATAGCTTGATAAATACAAAGGAGGGAATAACACATGCAAGTACTAGAGTTGATTTTCGCAAAAGAAGATGGAAAAACAGTCGTTTTTTCTATCGATACGCCCATCACACCAATCGATGCACAAGTCGTAAATCAAGTAATGGATACAATCCTCGCCTCATCTGTATTTTCATCCATTGATGAAAATACACGAAAAAAGGGAGCTCGCCTTGTAGAAAAAAATGTATCTGAAGTTCCAATTACTCTATAAAATGAAAAAGACGAATCTGCATCATTTTGCAGATTCGTCTTTTTTCTTCGGCATTTCAATCGGAATAAAAATCTTTGAGAAACCGACGCATACGTACTTATAATGTTCTTCACCTATATCAAACTCAGTCGTATATGTTGAGAAGAATATATAATCATTTCGCTTCGTATAATGATCAATTAATAACCCAACTTGTGGCTCAACATACTTTTTCGCTAACTTTTTACCGGCCGATGCCAAGTCGCCAAGGAGACCCTCTTCATTCTCTTTTTGAACTTCATCTAGCTTCTTACTCACATCATTACGCTTCATAAACTGCTTCGCTGCCCATTCTGTATATTCGCCCTTACTCGGATTACTGTTTGCTAAATATACTAGGAGAACGACAACTAAAGCCATAATAATATACTTTTTCTTCATACTATATCACCGCCTACTCTTTTCTATTTTCATATATATGTACAAGCGATGCAAATTAGAAAGACTATCACCTATTGATTGTAAACGAATAGCCAAAATTTACAATACAAAACAAAATATTAACACTTAATTTACTTATTCCGTATATAATTATATTCGAAATGTTAATTTCATAAGGGAGGACTTAAAATCATGAATGATGAAAATAACATTATTATTTCTAGTTCTACTAT
This DNA window, taken from Bacillus cereus ATCC 14579, encodes the following:
- a CDS encoding DUF4359 domain-containing protein, translating into MKKKYIIMALVVVLLVYLANSNPSKGEYTEWAAKQFMKRNDVSKKLDEVQKENEEGLLGDLASAGKKLAKKYVEPQVGLLIDHYTKRNDYIFFSTYTTEFDIGEEHYKYVCVGFSKIFIPIEMPKKKDESAK
- a CDS encoding DUF1659 domain-containing protein; this translates as MAIETIVMDLTLRLVLNNGLDKNGKTVFKNKQFKRVKTNASLDQVHNVAHALASLQASPLHAVQLVSTSDLSKL
- a CDS encoding DEAD/DEAH box helicase; protein product: MINQTEVTIRLQHVSQGWFLWGEDDSGTPLSVTSWKRHAFTWHSTSFYGTFLKEANFEGKQGVLLTNAQAFEYIANKPMNSFAHIQLNGPITALTKDANELWDAFTSGSFVPDIEHWPKQPSWKVQNTPIEDDTLASLFSAAVNESILQDNRSNDGWEDAKRLYEHYDFTKRQLETALHEEDWLRKIGYIEDDLPFTIGLRLQEPQEEFEMWKLETIVTPKRGAHRIYVYENIDSLPKRWHDYEERITETQEGFSKLIPWLKEGDTFRNELFETEAWNFLTEASNELLAAGITILLPSWWQNLKATKPKLRVQLKQNTVQTQSFFGMNTLVNFDWRISTNGIDLSESEFFELVEQNKRLFNINGQWMRLDPAFIEEVRKLMNRADKYGLEMKDVLQQHLSNTAETEIVEDDSPFTDIEIELDGYYEELFQKLLHIGDIPKVDVPTSLNATLRPYQQHGIEWLLYLRKLGFGALLADDMGLGKSIQTISYLLYIKENNLKTGPALIVAPTSVLGNWQKEFERFAPNLRVQLHYGSNRDKGNSFEDFLQSADVVLTSYALAQLDEEELTSLCWDAVILDEAQNIKNPHTKQSKAVRNLQANHKIALTGTPMENRLAELWSIFDFINHGYLGSLGQFQRRFVTPIEKDRDEGKIQQVQRFISPFLLRRTKKDQTVALNLPDKQEQKAYCPLTGEQASLYEQLVQDTLQNVEGLSGIERRGFILLMLNKLKQICNHPALYLKEEEPQNVVERSMKTKTLIELIENIKDQNESCLIFTQYIGMGNMLKRVLEEKFGQRVLFLNGSVPKKDRDKMIEEFQNGTYDIFILSLKAGGTGLNLTAANHVIHYDRWWNPAVENQATDRAYRIGQKRFVHVHKLITTGTLEEKIDEMLERKQSLNNAVITSDSWMTELSTDELKELLGV
- a CDS encoding DUF2922 domain-containing protein; amino-acid sequence: MQVLELIFAKEDGKTVVFSIDTPITPIDAQVVNQVMDTILASSVFSSIDENTRKKGARLVEKNVSEVPITL
- a CDS encoding VanZ family protein, whose protein sequence is MNRKWLFWIPVLLWMGLIFYSSAQPYKKQDMRSDIEQYVNVEFVKEHFSWVSIDYGGGTPVSIANKGVGGFIEFFLRKGAHFMVFFMLGSLIYYAFHRSGHSRKRCFIYALLFVAGYATFDEIHQWYTGDRTPMWQDSLLDTCGGLTGIIISNWFWNRKKR